A single region of the Salvia miltiorrhiza cultivar Shanhuang (shh) chromosome 8, IMPLAD_Smil_shh, whole genome shotgun sequence genome encodes:
- the LOC130998793 gene encoding LRR receptor kinase SERK2-like codes for MLSSEAKAKQPLSLATDQTALLSLKHTSLLLATNLTNSTSVCTWIGVTCSFRHHRVATLNLSNMALSGTIPPQLGHLSFLVSLDLSYNLFYGDLPHQLSLLRRLKFISLRLNNFTGDIPPMLGQLPKLEYLSLSNNSFIGSIPKSLSNLTNLQFLDLTYNSLSGEIPKEFGRLQSLQTLSVQFNRLYGAIPSAIFNVSTLVLIALSYNELSGSLPTDT; via the coding sequence ATGCTTTCTTCTGAAGCCAAAGCCAAACAACCTCTGAGCCTTGCAACTGATCAAACTGCCCTTCTTTCACTCAAACATACATCTCTTTTACTTGCAACTAATTTGACCAACTCCACCTCCGTCTGCACCTGGATTGGCGTCACTTGCAGCTTCCGCCATCACAGAGTAGCTACCTTGAATCTCTCCAACATGGCTCTCTCCGGCACCATTCCACCGCAGCTCGGACACCTCTCCTTCCTCGTCTCCCTCGACCTCTCCTACAACCTTTTCTATGGAGATTTGCCACACCAACTGTCTCTCCTTCGCCGTTTGAAGTTCATATCTCTCCGACTCAACAACTTCACCGGAGACATCCCTCCCATGTTGGGTCAGTTACCAAAATTAGAGTACTTGTCTTTAAGCAACAACAGCTTCATAGGTTCCATCCCAAAATCACTCTCAAACCTCACTAACCTACAGTTTCTTGACTTAACTTACAATTctctaagtggagaaattccaaaaGAGTTTGGGAGACTTCAAAGTCTACAAACTCTGTCTGTTCAATTCAATCGTCTATACGGCGCTATACCATCAGCCATATTCAACGTATCAACCCTTGTACTTATAGCTTTGTCATACAATGAATTGAGTGGAAGTCTTCCAACAGACACTTAA
- the LOC130999407 gene encoding probable LRR receptor-like serine/threonine-protein kinase At3g47570, whose translation MIKNINNRAPSPAMVLHPVQLEGISRIFDVECEILRSIRHRNLTSVISSCSNEEFRALVLEYMAKGNLEKWLYSHNYWLNMMERLNIMIDVASALEYLHHGYSMPIVHSDLKPSNVLLDEDMVAHVSDFGIAKLLCDGDSSVLTNTLATLGYIAPEYGLEGLVSTRCDVYSCRVMLIETFTRKRPGDDMFGGNISLKRWVELSLSKIPDMPT comes from the exons ATGATTAAGAACATCAACAACCGTGCACCCAGTCcagcaatggtattgcacccagTGCAGCTAGAAGGTATTTCAAGAATATTTGATGTCGAATGTGAGATACTACGTAGCATTCGACACAGGAATCTGACAAGCGTCATAAGCAGTTGCTCCAATGAAGAGTTCAGGGCATTAGTACTTGAATATATGGCAAAGGGAAACCTTGAAAAATGGTTATATTCCCACAACTATTGGTTGAATATGATGgaaagattgaatataatgattGATGTTGCATCTGCTTTGGAGTATCTTCACCACGGTTATTCAATGCCCATTGTCCACAGCGACTTGAAGCCTAGTAATGTGCTGTTAGATGAAGACATGGTTGCCCATGTAAGCGACTTTGGGATAGCAAAGTTGTTATGCGATGGAGATAGCTCTGTGTTAACCAACACGCTAGCAACATTGGGTTACATAGCTCCAG AGTATGGTTTGGAAGGGCTAGTTTCAACGAGGTGTGATGTGTATAGCTGCAgggtgatgttgattgaaactTTTACAAGAAAAAGGCCTGGTGATGATATGTTTGGCGGAAATATAAGCTTAAAGAGATGGGTAGAACTCTCACTTTCGAAGATCCCAGACATGCCAACTTAG
- the LOC130998794 gene encoding uncharacterized protein LOC130998794, protein MSLLVEHSLSPSKIRGQGYDGASNMKGEKNGLKTLIMQDTPSAYYVHCFAHQLQLTLVAAAKKNNDCVWLFDTLATLLNVIGVSCKRREMLREFQAQKIAEALEVGELDTGFGLNQELGLKRPGETRWGSHYKTLVNVMNLFSTIVKFLVMIGENGSNSNDKVKAQGILYPLESFDFIFMAQLMSTILGYTNDLCLALQRKDQDIVGAMRLVTLTKVVLQKMRENGWEALLDKV, encoded by the coding sequence ATGTCTTTACTTGTTGAACATTCATTGAGTCCATCTAAGATTCGAGGGCAAGGGTATGATGGGGCTAGTAACATGAAGGGTGAGAAAAATGGTCTCAAGACCTTAATTATGCAAGACACCCCAAGTGCCTACTATGTTCATTGTTTTGCTCATCAACTTCAACTAACTCTTGTAGCCGCTGCTAAAAAGAACAATGATTGTGTTTGGCTCTTTGATACGCTTGCAACGTTGTTGAATGTGATTGGAGTTTCTTGTAAAAGAAGAGAAATGCTTCGAGAATTTCAAGCACAAAAAATTGCTGAAGCTTTGGAAGTTGGTGAACTTGATACGGGATTCGGGTTAAATCAAGAACTTGGTTTGAAGAGGCCGGGAGAAACTCGTTGGGGCTCTCATTACAAAACTCTTGTGAATGTCATGAACTTGTTTTCTACAATTGTTAAATTTCTTGTGATGATTGGGGAGAATGGCTCTAATTCGAATGATAAGGTGAAAGCTCAAGGCATTTTGTACCCACTAGaatcatttgattttattttcatGGCACAACTAATGTCTACTATACTTGGGTACACTAATGACTTGTGTCTTGCTCTGCAAAGAAAGGATCAAGATATTGTTGGTGCTATGAGACTTGTCACTTTGACAAAAGTTGTATTACAGAAAATGAGGGAGAATGGATGGGAGGCTCTTTTAGATAAAGTGTAA